A single window of Liolophura sinensis isolate JHLJ2023 chromosome 6, CUHK_Ljap_v2, whole genome shotgun sequence DNA harbors:
- the LOC135467761 gene encoding uncharacterized protein LOC135467761, with product MDEWLYWVVRKHSVEHRFLSSEDHTIMQLNSQMEMRATLLGLIFITLMTLDMVLCRQSCNISPKLRDKWFFKDRKNKGFMRIRAHALIYVNKENNTKIRYKCLERRGNIYLLRTHRTPKIKNGVLCLGFSYLGVSPYEGYGMLRLNSNGDSFSLISPKPVNRNTPIEIDTSCDLLYGSRRQAFAFIRRAGSGCRFPKKLRGEWDITYIHALKAIFTPKTLIYHLVDRSTLSLHCDKRDGNLFLLRAKNYNNSTMDAIVCFKITPLTGSAYYSYELSRLNSGHELDNQLRLIPADETAHIHQTCNWIDSPGRPEFLYH from the exons ATGGATGAGTGGTTGTATTGGGTGGTGAGGAAACATTCAGTCGAGCACCGCTTCCTGAGTTCTGAAGATCATACCATTATGCAACTGAATAGCCAAATGGAAATGAGAGCAACCCTTCTTGGTCTAATTTTCATCACCTTGATGACTTTGGACATGGTGCTTT GTCGTCAGTCTTGCAACATTAGCCCGAAACTACGAGACAAGTGGTTCTTCAAAGACAGGAAGAACAAAGGTTTTATGAGGATTCGTGCGCATGCATTAATCTACgtcaacaaagaaaataataccAAAATACGATACAAGTGTTTAGAAAGGCGTGGAAACATATATTTACTGAG AACCCACAGGACACCGAAAATAAAGAATGGAGTGTTGTGTTTAGGCTTTAGTTACCTGGGGGTGTCGCCATACGAGGGGTACGGGATGTTACGACTCAACT CAAACGGAGACAGTTTCAGTCTGATCAGTCCCAAGCCCGTGAATCGCAACACACCCATCGAGATTGATACCTCTTGTGATCTACTTTATGGGTCTCGCAGACAAGCCTTTGCCTTCATCAGGCGAGCAG GTAGTGGATGCCGATTTCCAAAAAAGCTGCGCGGAGAGTGGGACATAACCTATATCCACGCCCTAAAGGCAATTTTCACCCCAAAGACGCTGATATACCATTTGGTTGACCGGTCCACACTAAGCTTGCATTGTGATAAACGCGATGGAAATTTATTCCTACTAAG aGCCAAAAACTATAACAACTCTACAATGGATGCAATCGTATGTTTTAAAATCACTCCCCTAACCGGGTCGGCATATTACTCCTACGAATTGTCGCGCTTGAACA GCGGCCATGAGCTCGACAATCAACTACGGCTGATCCCAGCTGATGAGACGGCCCACATACATCAAACGTGTAATTGGATTGACAGCCCCGGGAGACCAGAGTTTCTCTATCATTGA